Genomic window (Leptospira kirschneri serovar Cynopteri str. 3522 CT):
AATGCTTTTAGGGGTTTATTGAGTTCTTCATAACCGATAAAAATTTCGTTCATCAGAGAAGAATGATTTGGATCGAGTAAAATACTTTTTTCAAAACTTTTCAAAGCGGTAACTAAATCTCCTTTACCGATCCAGACCCTTCCTTCTAACTCATAGTAAAGCGCCGTATTTTTATTTCCAATTGAATCCGCGATTTCTAATTTTTGAAGGGCTTCGTCGTATCGGAGCCGGTTTAATTCTTCCTGTGCTTGTCTGAGTAGTTCCGAATAAGAAAAGGTTGAATTCCCGTAGACCGTTGAATAACTTGTGCAAAGTAAAAAAAAGAGCCAAGTGGATAGCAGTCTCCCAGCCAGTCTGTTCGGTAGAATTCTTCCCATCTTTTTAAACATCGGAACATTAAAAAAAAACAAGAGGTTTCACTGAATGAATTCAGTTACGATAATTATCGCCATGTCTATTTTGGCGATCGTCACTGCTGTGGTTTATACCCTAAAAGTCATTTCCATCAAAGTAGGTGCCTTAGGCGGTAACGAAAAAGAAACGAAAAAGCTTCTAGAAATTTCATCCGCTATCTCCGAAGGAGCTATGGCCTTTCTCGTAAGGGAATATAAAGTCATTTCCCTGTTTATTGCCTTTATGGCAGTATTGATCGTTCTATTGTTAGACAATCCTGGATCGGAAGGATTTAACGACGGAGTTCATACCGCAATTGCTTTTGTATCGGGAGCTTTGATTTCCTGTATTTCCGGTTTTATCGGAATGAAAATTGCAACTGCAGGAAACGTCAGAACCGCAGAAGCCGCTAAGACATCCATGTCTAAAGCGTTCCGTGTTGCGTTTGATTCCGGAGCCGTGATGGGATTCGGACTCGTAGGGCTGGCTATTTTAGGAATGATCGTACTTTTTCTTGTTTTTACTGGAATGCATCCAGATGTAGAAAAACATTTTCTCATGGAATCCTTAGCTGGTTTTGGATTAGGAGGTTCCGCTGTGGCGCTATTTGGAAGAGTAGGCGGCGGAATTTATACAAAGGCGGCAGACGTAGGAGCGGATTTAGTTGGAAAGGCGGAAAAAGGAATTCCAGAAGACGATCCAAGAAACCCGGCCACGATTGCGGATAACGTAGGAGATAACGTAGGAGATGTGGCTGGAATGGGAGCGGACTTATTCGGTTCGTGTGCGGAAGCTACTTGTGCGGCTCTTGTAATTGGTGCTACTGCCTCGGCTCTTTCCGGATCTGTAGACGCACTATTATATCCGCTTTTGATTTCCGCATTTGGAATTCCAGCTTCTATTTTAACCAGCTTTCTTGCAAGAGTCAAAGAAGGTGGAAATGTGGAATCCGCACTTAAAGTTCAACTTTGGGTTTCTACGCTTCTAGTCGCGGGAATCATGTATTTTGTAACAAAAACTTTCATGGTGGATTCTTTTGAAATTGCGGGAAAAACAATCACAAAATGGGACGTTTACATTTCGATGGTGGTTGGACTTTTTTCCGGAATGTTTATAGGGATCGTAACTGAATATTATACTTCACATTCTTATAAACCTGTAAGAGAAGTGGCGGAAGCGTCTAACACAGGAGCTGCGACCAACATCATTTACGGATTGTCTCTCGGATATCATTCATCCGTGATTCCCGTGATTCTTCTTGTGATTACGATTGTAACGGCGAACCTACTTGCTGGAATGTATGGAATAGCGATCGCTGCATTGGGAATGATATCTACGATCGCTATTGGTCTTACCATAGACGCCTATGGACCTGTGTCGGATAACGCGGGTGGAATCGCGGAAATGGCGGAACTTGGAAAAGAAGTTCGGGATAGAACCGATACACTCGATGCGGCTGGAAATACAACTGCGGCGATCGGAAAGGGATTTGCGATTGGAAGCGCCGCTTTGACTTCTCTTGCGCTATTTGCAGCCTTCATTACAAGAACTCATACTACAAGTCTTGAAGTTTTAAACGCGGAAGTGTTTGGAGGACTGATGTTTGGAGCGATGCTACCTTTCTTATTCACTGCTATGACGATGAAGTCGGTAGGAAAGGCCGCAGTAGATATGGTGGAGGAAGTTCGCAAACAATTCAAAGAAATCCCAGGGATTATGGAAGGGAAAAATAAACCGGACTACAAACGTTGTGTGGATATATCTACGAGCGCTGCTCTTCGAGAAATGATTCTTCCGGGGCTTCTCGTTTTGTTAACACCGATAGTGATAGGATATCTTTTTGGAGTGAAAACTCTTGCCGGAGTACTTGCGGGAGCATTGGTAGCGGGTGTTGTACTTGCAATTTCCGCCGCAAACTCTGGAGGAGGTTGGGATAACGCAAAGAAATACATTGAGAAAAAAGCGGGCGGAAAAGGATCGGATCAACACAAAGCCGCGGTTGTAGGTGATACCGTAGGAGATCCGTTTAAAGATACTTCCGGACCTTCTATCAATATTCTCATCAAATTGATGGCGATCACAAGCTTAGTTTTTGCGGAATTTTTCGTTCAACAAGGCGGGTTGATATTTAGGATATTTCATTAAAAAAATCTAAATTACAGTTTTATGAAATTAGAAAGCCCTTTTTGCAAAAAGCAGAAAGGGCTTTTTTTATGGATTTGTTTTGAAAGTTGAATTTTTTGAAATACCGGATCAGAACAGGGCGTGCCCTGTCGAGCAATTGGAGTTGATGAACCAGATAACGTCTTAAAGGTGGGATTCTTATTTTAAGAACGCTCGACAGGTCGCGCTCTCGATTACAATCTGCAAAGCACCATTTGATTTTGTCTAAAATCCAGAATCTTTGGATTTGCAACGTTGCATATAGATGATCAATGGTGCATTGCAGTATTTTCATCTCGATCGCTCACGCGTTTTGAAGTTCTATATTTTTTTCGTTTTAGTTTGATTGAGTGGTTTTTAAAAGTTTGGTTCTGGTAAAAAATAGGAATGTTCGCTTGCAATCGGGTTGGGTTCGAAGAATAACTCCCTGGAAATTTGATTTTTACGTAGATTTAAAGTCCAGATCATTTTGTAAGATTTATGGAACTGAGGAACTCCTCGGTTCATCGTGTCTACGATAGAATCTCCGACGCCTACTTCTTCTAACCAGAGAAGATAGTTAAAAAGAAAACACCTGGAAACTCCATGTGCAGCGGCCAATGCACCTAACACAGCCCAAACTCCAGTATTTACATGGATGGTCATTTTCTTCAACTCACCAACTCCCCAGTTGTATTTGATTTTTCCGGCTCTCCAATGCAGACGGTTTAAAGAAGAGATATATTTAGTATATTTCTCTAACAAAAAAGGAAGTTTTTTAGAAAGAGCTTTTTTCTGAATCGAATTCAATTGATTCCAATAGCTGAGAGGAATTAAAAGAGAGTCGGAGCCGACTTCTCCTTCATTTAAGGCGGATAAAATCTTTTTTTGAGAAGAAAGTAAAAGAAGGTCCATATCCAAAACGGTTCATTAAATTACAAATGAAGGACTTGATTCTAAAAAAAATTAAGAAAAAAATATAAGAAATTAATAATTTGAACTAAAACTGATAAACAAGATTGGGTTTCTTACATTGAAATCAGATTCGAGATGATTTTAGTTTTTGAAAAGTATCAAAACGTTTTTTTTAGCTGACTACTCAATTAGGAAAAGTCTATTGGTTGGTATGTTATATTTGTTATTACGACCTATTATAATTTTTCCTATTATTTCCGTCTTATATGCAATTTTTGTACAGTATATATTTCAAATTGAATCCCTGAAAAATCTAGGAATGACTATGACTTACGGCGGATTCTTTGTGATTCCTTTCTTAATTGGAGTTATTTCGGTGTATGGATTGGAAAAAGAAAAACCACAGCCGATTCCGTTTCGTATTTTTTATCCTTGGATACCTACTATTATTTCGATGTATTGTGCATTTCTGGTAAATTGGGAAGGCCTCATCTGTCTGGCAATGGGCGCTCCAGTTTATCTTGTTTTATCAAGTGCGGGTGGGATTGCAGTGGGAATTTGGTTCTATATTTTTCCGGGACATAGAATGAATTTACTTACTGTGTTCGGTATTTTAAGTTTTCCTTTTATAACTGGATACTTCGAAACTTATTGGGAATTACCGAACGAGATCAGATTCGTCGAAACGAAAATTACGATCGAATCGACACCCGAAAAAATTTGGAAGAACATCATCCGCATACCCGAGCTCGAAAAAACGGAAGCCGGCTTTTTTTACCGAATGGGATTTCCCAGACCGATTGAAGCTACTCTTTCTTATGAAGGAATCGGAGGAGTTAGAGAGGCGAGGTTCGAAAAAGGATTAGTATTTTATGAAACTATCACAGAGTGGAATCGAAATCGAAAATTGAAATTCGAAATCAAGGCCGATCCGAATCTGATTCCGTTAACAACATTAGACTCTCATGTAGTACCCGGAGGGAGATATTTCGACGCTTTACAAGGAGAATATGAATTAGAATATAAAGAAAATCTAAAAACGAATGAAACAGGAATTATAACTCTTCATCTTCGAAGTAAATACCGCTTATCGACTCACTTTAACTTTTACGCGTCTATTTGGGGAGATTTTTTGATGAGAGATATTCAAAATTCGATTTTGAGAATATTGAAAAAAAGGATAGAAGGGATGAGGTAGAACATGTTTAGTTTTATAAGCAAGCGTAAATGATTTGGGAACACGAATGCTGTATTGGAATATTAGAAAAATTTAAACTTAGAAAAAACCATCGAAATTCCGAAATGCATATGTAAAATACACTATTAAAATCGGGGTGGTCAAAACATCGATCACAATCGTAAATGGATACAGTAAATAACTCAATCCATAGGCGACCAGATTTGTAGGAGAGAATGCTTTAAAGGATGGATCAAAACTGATAAGGACGATCGGGGAAATCATTTGGGTAGGCGACAGCCAAATCGCATAATTTTTGTCCCGAGAGTGAGTGTAAGTCCAACCTCGCGTGGTGCTAAAGTAGGTAGGAGGAGACTTAGGAATTTTCGATAAAGAAAGTGATTCCGAATTCGGTTGTTGCGAACAGTCGAATTCGGCCATAATACAGACATTTAATATCTTAAAACGATCATATTTGTTTTGGTATTCGCGTTTTGAACAATCTAAAGCTGCAATTCTATTTTTTGAATCCGCGATACAAAGTTTAAAATCAAAATCACGCTGTTTTACCGTCCAAGCCTGCTTGACGTCCGAAATTTTTTTGCTTAGGTAAGGTCCGCGATAGATGGTTAGACTTGTGTCGTCGCTGTCCAACCAAGGAAGATCGTTGATCGCCGTACCAACATCGTAAAGAAACAATTTTCTTTCCGCTTTTTCTACCCGGATTGGCTGATTTGAATCTTCGTTTTTGAATTCACATGTTTGTTCGAATCTGCGAAATTGAACATCGTAAATATATATATCCTTTTTTTGATCGTTCCCTTGGGGAGAAGGTGCACAATAGTAACTGAATTTTTTTTCGTTTCCTCTTATATAAGATAGCTCTAATATTGGATAGTTCCTGTCTTGCAGAATTCGAATTCCCTCTAGAGTCGGGCGTTCATATTCGTAAAAGGACATTCTTTTTTGTTCTTCACGCAATGTTGCGGTGAGACAATTTGCAAAAGATAAAAGAAAAATAAAAAAACAAAAAAATCGAATTCGTTTATGAAGAAACATCGAGTTTAAGCATCCTGCATTTGAATATAAAACGACCTGAATTCACGTTGAATTTCCTATATTTATGAGAATTCGATACTAAAGGATACGATTTGTTGTTTGAAATATCAGTTCAGTTTATAAGATCACTTTAGGTTTGGCGAAGTTTTAGAATGTCAAGATCGATGTTCCGGTAAAATTTGTACGATTGGCTCCAAGATACAATGTGCCGTAAGCCACAAACGTTCACCGCCAGTTGTAAGAACTCGACAATTTTTCCATAAATAGGCGATGCCCCGCCCGAGGGTGGGCTTTGTAGGAAGTTTTCGGAGAAAACCCGATATCAGAGAAATTGCATAAAGTCAAACCAATTTTTGTTTGCACGTCCTGTAGGAACTCCCACAAAATTCGAAAAATAAGATAGGAATTGAGAACGAAAAAATTGAAGTCCGTTTAAATCAATTATAACTTCCGAATCTCTTCATATAACCTTTTCGCGGCTCCTCTGCCTTTTTGAACAAATTCTCGATTTCGATTTTGAATGTTCAAAAGTTCAGTTTCAGGAATATTCAAAACATTGAAAATATCTTGTGCATTGGAAACGACAAACAGACCACCCGATTTTTCCAAAATCATAGCCTCGGGAGAGTTGTAAATTTTAGGGCCGGTCATCAGAGGCAGGCCAAAAGTAGCTGGTTCCAAAACGTTATGGACTCTATTGTGAAGCGCACCCCCCACATAGGCAAAGTCTGCTGCTTGATACGCAAATGCTAATACTCCTAACACATCAAATACGATTGTCTGAGCCGTCATGTTTTCAAAAGGAGTGGAGGTCCAGGTTTGGTAAATTATATTTGTGTCTTGGAGTTTGTGTTCTATAGAAACAATTCTATCGGGAGAAGTTTTATGGGGAAAAATCCAAAACGCAAATTTGTCCAACAAAGCAGGATTTTTTGATCGAATGAGTTCATAAAGAGAAACGATTAAGTTTTCGCAGGGTTCGTAAGTAGATGCAAAAAGTATAATTTTAGAATACGGATAATTTTTAGGTTTATTAAAAATTTTAGGATTGTCTTCGATTTTTTTCAGAACAGAATCGAATCTAGTATCGCCTAACACCTTCACCGGAATTTTGTTCTGGACCAAAGAACGAAAAATTTCGTAAAAAGATTCGTGAGAAGGAAAAATTCCATCTAGATGTTTAAAAACGGATTTAGTCAATTTGCCCATAATCCCTTTTTTACGATTTCCGATCACCGCAGAACCTAACACTACTTTGGTGTTAAATCTATTTGCAGAAATTACTAAATTTGGCCAGGTATCCCAAGCCATCAAAACCAGAACCTTAGGATGAAAACGGGAGAAAATCCAGTTATAACTGAAAGGAAGATCGATCGGAAGATGAAAAGTCTCGTCTGCCGGAAATGCTTCTAATTGAGAATCTCGAACGCTGTCTGAAAAAACGGATTGAATTAAAAATGCAGACGGATCATTTTTTCTAAATTCAAGTGCAAGAGCCTTACACTGGTCCAACTCGCCTACCGAAGCCGCATGAAACCAAACAGTATATTTACCGGAAAGGTTCAACGGCTTGGAAAGAATTTTTTTCTTATCTGCAGAACGTTTTCTAAAAAAAAGTCTCACGGAAGGAAATAAGAAAGAAATCGGAACAACAAAAATCAGAAGAAGGATCGTCAGGATTTGATAAAGAAAAATCATAGTTCTATGAGCGGGGTTTTATTTGTATTCGATTTGATGGATACTTTAATTAAGGATCCTTTCCATTCTGCACTCTATAAAATGCTCCCAAACGAATCGAGAGAAAAATTTATCCAGGGAAGAGAAAGAAACGCGTTTATAGAATTTGAAAAAGGACAAATTGAAGAAGAAGAATTTTTAGAAAGGTTTTATTTGCCGGAATATAGAAACGGTGATTTACCGGATCCTAAGAAGATCAAAGAACTTATGTTTAGCAAAGTGCGATTGATACCGGAAACGGTAGGAATTGTAAAATTACTCAAGGCAAACGGAAATAAACTAGTACTGGCAAGTAATTATTCCGTCTGGTATAAAGAACTTCAAAAATTTACTGAAATGCAGGAAGTATTTTCTCAATTTGATCAGTTGTATTTTTCCTGTGAACTAGGTGTTAGAAAGCCGGCGGAGGAATATTTTCAATGGATTCAAACTGATTATCCAGGAATGCGTTATGTGTTGATAGACGACAATGCGACTAACGTAGAGGCGGCTGGTTATATGGGATGGGATACTTTTCAATTCGATCCGAAAAAAACTTCCCAACTCGGAGAATTTTTTAGAGACCAGTACCCCAATTATCTTTGATCTCCGCACCGGGATAACTTTCATCTCTTGTATCGATTAGAATACCCATACGATCCAGATAAAAAACAAATTCTCCTTTTTTCTGAAACGGACCGGGGATCAAACGAATTTCGGCAACTTCGAACGGATAACGTAGATTTCGATTCAGTTTTATGTTTTGAGCTGGGATCTCTAGTTTTTTCTCGATCCGTTTCCAACCTTCAAAACTCAAATCTACTAAATCGATTACTATTTCTTTAGATTTATACTGGTGGAGAACTAATTCTAATTTTGCGTTTTGGGAAGAGGCATACATCCAAAAAAAAATTCGAGTAGGAATTCCGATTGGTAATCTGATTTTTTCTTTCGGACGAATTTCTAAATGTGAGTGTTTCGGATTTTCGAAAAAGGTCTGAACCATCATAGAGCGATAGTCGTTTGTAGTAGAAAGAGTAGGATAAAATTCTCTTTCTTTAGAAAAGGCAGAATTCTCCGGGATCTGAGAGTTAAAACGAATTTCGTTTAAAAACGAAACACTTCTATAAATTTCCCAAGGCCTGGAACCTTCAAAGGAATCCACAAGAAAAAGATTGTATTGTTTCCAATCCGAGAGTATCTTTTCTAAAATCAAAACTCGGCTCATTTCATCTTCGTCTCTTTTTACTGGAGAAGAGGAAAGTTCTATCTGAGCAGATTCCAAAAAACAAAGGGCGAATAAGATTACCGAGAAAAACAATATTCTCACAAGATTCTATTCGGAGAAAATGAGACTTAAAAACAGACTAAAAACCGATATTAAAAAACAGGTATACCCATGAGAAGAGACCAGTTGAAAA
Coding sequences:
- a CDS encoding sodium-translocating pyrophosphatase; this encodes MNSVTIIIAMSILAIVTAVVYTLKVISIKVGALGGNEKETKKLLEISSAISEGAMAFLVREYKVISLFIAFMAVLIVLLLDNPGSEGFNDGVHTAIAFVSGALISCISGFIGMKIATAGNVRTAEAAKTSMSKAFRVAFDSGAVMGFGLVGLAILGMIVLFLVFTGMHPDVEKHFLMESLAGFGLGGSAVALFGRVGGGIYTKAADVGADLVGKAEKGIPEDDPRNPATIADNVGDNVGDVAGMGADLFGSCAEATCAALVIGATASALSGSVDALLYPLLISAFGIPASILTSFLARVKEGGNVESALKVQLWVSTLLVAGIMYFVTKTFMVDSFEIAGKTITKWDVYISMVVGLFSGMFIGIVTEYYTSHSYKPVREVAEASNTGAATNIIYGLSLGYHSSVIPVILLVITIVTANLLAGMYGIAIAALGMISTIAIGLTIDAYGPVSDNAGGIAEMAELGKEVRDRTDTLDAAGNTTAAIGKGFAIGSAALTSLALFAAFITRTHTTSLEVLNAEVFGGLMFGAMLPFLFTAMTMKSVGKAAVDMVEEVRKQFKEIPGIMEGKNKPDYKRCVDISTSAALREMILPGLLVLLTPIVIGYLFGVKTLAGVLAGALVAGVVLAISAANSGGGWDNAKKYIEKKAGGKGSDQHKAAVVGDTVGDPFKDTSGPSINILIKLMAITSLVFAEFFVQQGGLIFRIFH
- a CDS encoding DUF1564 domain-containing protein, encoding MDLLLLSSQKKILSALNEGEVGSDSLLIPLSYWNQLNSIQKKALSKKLPFLLEKYTKYISSLNRLHWRAGKIKYNWGVGELKKMTIHVNTGVWAVLGALAAAHGVSRCFLFNYLLWLEEVGVGDSIVDTMNRGVPQFHKSYKMIWTLNLRKNQISRELFFEPNPIASEHSYFLPEPNF
- a CDS encoding 3-deoxy-D-manno-octulosonic acid transferase, with amino-acid sequence MIFLYQILTILLLIFVVPISFLFPSVRLFFRKRSADKKKILSKPLNLSGKYTVWFHAASVGELDQCKALALEFRKNDPSAFLIQSVFSDSVRDSQLEAFPADETFHLPIDLPFSYNWIFSRFHPKVLVLMAWDTWPNLVISANRFNTKVVLGSAVIGNRKKGIMGKLTKSVFKHLDGIFPSHESFYEIFRSLVQNKIPVKVLGDTRFDSVLKKIEDNPKIFNKPKNYPYSKIILFASTYEPCENLIVSLYELIRSKNPALLDKFAFWIFPHKTSPDRIVSIEHKLQDTNIIYQTWTSTPFENMTAQTIVFDVLGVLAFAYQAADFAYVGGALHNRVHNVLEPATFGLPLMTGPKIYNSPEAMILEKSGGLFVVSNAQDIFNVLNIPETELLNIQNRNREFVQKGRGAAKRLYEEIRKL
- a CDS encoding HAD family hydrolase, translating into MSGVLFVFDLMDTLIKDPFHSALYKMLPNESREKFIQGRERNAFIEFEKGQIEEEEFLERFYLPEYRNGDLPDPKKIKELMFSKVRLIPETVGIVKLLKANGNKLVLASNYSVWYKELQKFTEMQEVFSQFDQLYFSCELGVRKPAEEYFQWIQTDYPGMRYVLIDDNATNVEAAGYMGWDTFQFDPKKTSQLGEFFRDQYPNYL